In Dermacentor andersoni chromosome 4, qqDerAnde1_hic_scaffold, whole genome shotgun sequence, the following proteins share a genomic window:
- the LOC126536706 gene encoding uncharacterized protein, with protein sequence MSNTYDKLLEVSNWHDKEIELLRKRVDDIEANQDGQQIRKLRQELNDLSHYSRRQNMEIHGMPVTDGEDLLSKVNSLAVKLDLPTLVANDIEGLHRLPSQPDKVPVVLIRFANRSTKTDWISKRKECEDDIRFFDNLTASSRNLLWLAKMKAKEMKYAFVWSKEGKIYARKQPGARAIRIACEEDIDKMV encoded by the coding sequence ATGTCTAACACGTATGACAAATTGCTCGAAGTATCTAATTGGCATGACAAGGAAATCGAGCTCCTGCGTAAGAGAGTTGACGACATTGAGGCAAACCAGGACGGGCAGCAAATTCGAAAACTGCGTCAGGAATTGAACGACCTGAGCCACTACAGTAGGCGGCAAAACATGGAAATACATGGAATGCCTGTGACAGATGGTGAAGATTTACTGAGCAAAGTAAACAGCCTTGCTGTGAAGCTTGACTTGCCCACACTTGTAGCAAATGACATTGAAGGGCTACACCGCCTTCCATCTCAACCAGACAAGGTGCCTGTGGTTTTGATCCGTTTTGCCAACCGATCCACAAAAACAGACTGGATTTCAAAGCGCAAAGAATGCGAAGATGACATTCGATTCTTTGATAACCTGACGGCTTCTAGCAGGAATTTACTGTGGCTCGCTAAAATGAAGGCTAAGGAAATGAAGTACGCTTTCGTCTGGTCAAAGGAAGGAAAGATCTACGCTCGAAAGCAACCTGGTGCACGAGCCATCAGGATCGCTTGTGAGGAGGACATTGATAAGATGGTTTAA